In Helianthus annuus cultivar XRQ/B chromosome 3, HanXRQr2.0-SUNRISE, whole genome shotgun sequence, a single window of DNA contains:
- the LOC110932422 gene encoding wall-associated receptor kinase 2 → MLLHFILSLYTFPFTMALGTLQGSNTSAIAKPNCPTHCGNVTVPYPFGIGKDTGCSLDDSFYVTCNTSDGTPKLFLGSTDEIQIYSISDTEFRMHNGFANRCYNRNGTISEDYDWSIELSAFTFSVKNKFTVLGCDDYSFIRGRNGEEFSSACMGVCSKAQDVSDNGQCPGVGCCQTSIPKGLNYYNITLNSFQNHTDVWSFNRCGFAFLGEEGTFVFQGTNDLSLEGGVWERIDATVPIVVDWVIAREHTRNCSESSACKENSSCYEVESGGYRCRCNNGFEGNPYLDPGCQDINECDDPGTHPCYGDCKNTPGSYNCTCPSGSFGDAKIENGCQHPNNSKFSSTILIIALVFGLLAILSSILGIFYGIRRRKLMKLREKFFEQNGGLLLKEKIKSQGSQEAMTLFSLAQLRKASNNYSQQNIIGRGAFGVVYKGVLSDKRVVAIKKSIIMDGSQAEQFINEVLILTQVIHRNVVKLLGCCLEEEIPVLVYEFISNNTLGHHIHSKVGGMSWLSWESRLRVAIETAGALAYLHSETLMPIIHRDVKSTNILLDDNYTVKISDFGASRLIPLDREQVTTLVQGTLGYLDPEYFNTNKLTEKSDVYSFGVVLAELITGKKVISADRSNDEKSLATYFVNSVTENRLHGIIEPRILDEATPEQIQGVADLVKRCLNLQGCDRPTMKEVVLELGNLRKSTTHPWIQQQTCEETRSLDLEVGQSDLYDVSLVSYGGSKSSNTFIHVV, encoded by the exons GCGCTATAGCAAAGCCAAACTGTCCAACCCACTGCGGAAACGTGACAGTTCCTTACCCTTTTGGTATTGGCAAAGACACGGGTTGTTCCCTTGACGACTCATTCTATGTGACTTGTAACACATCTGACGGAACTCCAAAGTTGTTCCTCGGTTCAACTGATGAAATCCAAATATACAGCATATCAGATACGGAGTTCCGTATGCACAATGGCTTTGCAAATAGGTGCTACAACCGAAATGGAACAATATCTGAAGATTATGATTGGAGTATTGAGCTAAGTGCATTCACTTTCTCTGTAAAGAACAAGTTTACGGTCCTTGGGTGTGATGATTATTCTTTCATCAGAGGAAGAAATGGTGAAGAGTTTTCCAGTGCCTGTATGGGAGTATGTAGCAAAGCACAGGATGTGTCTGATAATGGGCAGTGCCCAGGAGTGGGCTGTTGCCAGACATCTATACCCAAGGGCCTAAACTACTACAATATTACCCTTAACTCCTTTCAAAACCACACAGATGTTTGGTCCTTCAACCGTTGTGGCTTTGCCTTTCTTGGTGAGGAGGGCACTTTTGTGTTTCAGGGCACCAATGATTTATCTCTTGAAGGGGGTGTTTGGGAGAGGATTGATGCCACTGTCCCTATTGTGGTAGATTGGGTAATTGCACGGGAGCACACTCGGAATTGCTCCGAGTCTTCCGCATGCAAAGAAAACAGTTCCTGCTATGAGGTAGAAAGCGGCGGGTATCGTTGTAGATGCAACAATGGTTTCGAGGGTAATCCCTATCTTGATCCAGGCTGCCAAG ATATCAATGAGTGCGACGATCCAGGAACCCATCCTTGCTATGGTGATTGCAAAAATACTCCGGGGAGTTATAATTGTACCTGTCCATCAGGATCCTTTGGTGATGCAAAAATAGAAAATGGTTGTCAACACCCAAACAATTCAAAGTTTTCTTCAACGATTCTCATTATAG CACTGGTGTTTGGCCTATTAGCAATACTATCTAGTATATTGGGGATTTTCTATGGTATAAGGAGGAGGAAGCTAATGAAGCTTCGAGAAAAGTTCTTTGAGCAAAATGGTGGcttgttactaaaagaaaagaTCAAATCACAAGGGTCTCAAGAGGCAATGACCTTGTTTAGCCTTGCACAACTTCGGAAAGCTAGTAACAACTATTCTCAGCAGAACATTATTGGCCGAGGTGCTTTTGGCGTAGTGTACAAGGGAGTCTTGTCTGATAAACGTGTAGTTGCAATAAAGAAGTCAATAATAATGGATGGGAGCCAAGCAGAGCAATTCATAAATGAAGTCTTGATCCTTACGCAAGTCATCCATCGAAATGTGGTAAAGCTATTAGGGTGTTGCCTGGAAGAGGAAATCCCCGTATTGGTTTATGAATTCATATCTAATAACACTCTTGGCCATCACATTCATTCTAAAGTGGGTGGAATGAGTTGGTTATCGTGGGAAAGTCGACTGAGAGTAGCTATTGAAACTGCTGGTGCACTTGCATACCTTCATTCAGAAACTCTTATGCCAATCATACACCGTGATGTCAAATCTACCAACATATTATTAGATGATAACTACACGGTAAAAATTTCAGAttttggtgcatcaaggttgATCCCATTAGATCGTGAACAAGTTACGACTCTTGTTCAAGGCACACTAGGGTATTTGGATCCTGAGTACTTCAACACAAACAAACTAACCGAGAAAAGTGATGTATATAGTTTTGGAGTGGTTCTTGCAGAACTCATAACCGGGAAAAAAGTAATTAGTGCTGATAGATCCAATGATGAAAAGAGTTTAGCAACATATTTTGTCAATTCAGTTACCGAAAACCGCTTACACGGAATTATAGAACCTCGGATATTAGATGAGGCGACTCCTGAGCAGATACAAGGTGTAGCCGATTTGGTGAAAAGATGCCTTAATTTACAAGGTTGTGACAGACCTACAATGAAAGAAGTGGTATTGGAGCTAGGCAACTTGCGGAAATCGACAACCCATCCttggattcaacaacaaacaTGTGAGGAGACTAGAAGTTTAGACCTAGAAGTTGGGCAATCTGATCTTTACGATGTCTCATTAGTTTCCTATGGTGGCTCTAAATCT